The following DNA comes from Pradoshia eiseniae.
GTATTCATCATCTAGGCATACAATAAATTACATAACCAATTCAAAATTGTGTATACAATAACTTGCCAGTGGTGATACTAGGAGTAGCGGGAGGTGTAATTATGGCAATTTTTGATGCGGCCGGTAAGGATTTTAAGCAGCTAGGAGATAAATGCTGTATTTGTGAGAGGGAAAAATCAGAAGGTCTACATCTTTATATTGGATATATTTGTGCAGAATGTGAGAAGGCTATTGTTCATACTGATACGAGCGATCCTATTTACCAAGAATATGTTGAGAAACTGCGCAAAAATAATATTTCAAGCATTTTTACGTGATGAATCCCAAAGCCGTTACTTGAATGGAATAGACGGAAAAACTTATAATGGTTAAAAGCACAGGCCCCTTCTTTGGATGGAGCCTTTTTATATGGCTGATATAAGAAAGTAGTTGAAGGTAATGGAGAATATTAAAATTCCAATTCTTAATATGCTGAAGGATCATCAAGGGAAAAACCCCCTATCCTTACATGTGCCGGGTCATAAAGATGGGGATGTCATTCACCCCCTGACACCAACAGGCTTGCGTGAGGCGATGAGCTGGGATATGACGGAGCTGACAGGGCTTGATGATCTTCATAATCCAGAGGAGGGAATCATGGAAGCAGAGATTTTGCTTTCTTCCCTTTATCAGACAGATAAGAGTTATTTACTGGTAAATGGTTCAACGGTTGGGAACCTAGCAATGATTCTAGGGATCGTTCAGCCTGGAGATACAGTGCTCGTGCAGAAAAATTGTCATAAATCGATCATGAATGGGTTGGCGCTTGCAAGTGCAAAACCGATATTTCTTCATCCTGAGCTTGATTGTGAAGGGGTGGAAATAGGGCTTACTGACTCAGCTATTGAGGAGTATCTGCAGAAATATCCAGAAACAAAAGCCGTCATTTTGACATATCCAAATTATTATGGAATGGGAATGGAGCTTGAAGGAATCATTAAAGCAGCTCACCATTTGAAGATTCCTGTGCTCGTAGATGAGGCTCATGGCGCCCACTTTGCAGCAGGTGACCCATTTCCGCCATCTGCTCTCAGTAAGGGGGCTGATTTAGTTGTTCATTCGGCTCATAAGACGCTGCCTGCAATGACGATGGGTTCTTATTTACATATACAAGGAGAACTTGTCTCTGCCGAGCAGGTGGAACGCTATTTGAGGATACTCCAGTCCAGCAGTCCATCCTATCCAATTATGCTGTCGCTGGACTTAGCGAGAGCTTATCTTGAAGGCTACTGTGAGAAGGATAAAAGCTATCTATGCGAGCAGCTTCAATCTCTCAAGAGTTATCTCTCCGGTCATAAGCAGCTTGCGATATATGAATCGTCGAAGGCCGATTGGCATGATCCGCTGAAACTGCTGATTTGCCAAAAGGGCAATGTGTCAGGTTATGAGCTGCAGGCAAGGCTTGAAGATGTTGGCATTTATCCAGAGCTCTCCACTGAACGGTTCGTATTACTGGTTCTGCCGCTTCTGAAGGAAGGGCAAGGATCTTTTATCGAGAAGCTCATTAACCGGCTA
Coding sequences within:
- a CDS encoding sigma factor G inhibitor Gin, encoding MAIFDAAGKDFKQLGDKCCICEREKSEGLHLYIGYICAECEKAIVHTDTSDPIYQEYVEKLRKNNISSIFT
- a CDS encoding aminotransferase class I/II-fold pyridoxal phosphate-dependent enzyme, translating into MENIKIPILNMLKDHQGKNPLSLHVPGHKDGDVIHPLTPTGLREAMSWDMTELTGLDDLHNPEEGIMEAEILLSSLYQTDKSYLLVNGSTVGNLAMILGIVQPGDTVLVQKNCHKSIMNGLALASAKPIFLHPELDCEGVEIGLTDSAIEEYLQKYPETKAVILTYPNYYGMGMELEGIIKAAHHLKIPVLVDEAHGAHFAAGDPFPPSALSKGADLVVHSAHKTLPAMTMGSYLHIQGELVSAEQVERYLRILQSSSPSYPIMLSLDLARAYLEGYCEKDKSYLCEQLQSLKSYLSGHKQLAIYESSKADWHDPLKLLICQKGNVSGYELQARLEDVGIYPELSTERFVLLVLPLLKEGQGSFIEKLINRLELMKWDGETKPFSETGSFKESGISNESKHTELALSYEEMEKLNVKRLDLSHSIGEIAAESIIPYPPGIPIIQRGERITDEMVSACFRLMRNKVKIQGGSCLKDGQIEVFA